The following are encoded together in the Novipirellula caenicola genome:
- a CDS encoding sigma-70 family RNA polymerase sigma factor, producing MNITEETTELGSDATLAAHDLSGVCNADLLDAWNQDHEPAAMAALVDRYSVMVLSVCRRRCRSHADAEDAYQSTFLYLARNSNKIRHPERLAGWLHRVAQRAAVAVTQSCKRETETMAEPIANTDDPLDRLTQRHEAIVLDEELSELPEHYRAAIVMHLYEGSTLESLAKSLGTTVGAVRGRLQRGKKLLADRLRRRGVVPVLAFAAANALTVSTTTAAQASEPLIDSLHRGDLPDSAVDPHLLDSLLSQGTRLMPSLLTTLASLIAGSAILGLMMVSGSAGQPSDQPETITFPGHVAQFGGGGGMGGMGGGGAVITSEPQDQPKRKPLSKKAADEKEDSKGFSAGTRTMWAEQTVVPDPVGDVAEDAIGAMDQSFDFDLATTLDELPAQLESITGVPVIIDDRGVAFAELKESETQIKLNASELPLRTALRKMLRPHGLRATIENDGVVITADTASLVHKGIGVSRWINVDEAAEKRVAEALARSLQVEFADTPLNEVLNSLSTDSDLSRRIDRRALEEIGLTEDVPVTVKTAAVQLQSILDIILRDLDLIFTIQGETLTITTHEAAEGQLLTRIYWLEGTGVVPGNFSAITTLIQTTIDPDTWEALGGASTMAPFQSTRPALLISTTYDVHQQIETLLQTLRESHFGPDPVLESVEVPMPMSMQGMGGMGGGGMGGGGMF from the coding sequence ATGAATATTACCGAAGAAACGACCGAATTGGGCTCCGACGCAACCCTTGCCGCACACGATCTGAGCGGTGTTTGCAACGCCGATCTGCTCGATGCTTGGAATCAAGACCACGAGCCTGCAGCGATGGCGGCGTTGGTGGACCGCTACAGCGTGATGGTGCTGAGCGTTTGTCGGCGACGCTGCCGATCGCACGCCGATGCCGAGGACGCCTATCAATCGACGTTTTTGTACTTGGCACGCAATAGCAACAAAATCCGCCATCCCGAACGACTTGCAGGATGGCTGCACCGTGTCGCCCAACGTGCCGCGGTGGCGGTCACTCAATCGTGCAAACGTGAAACCGAAACCATGGCTGAACCGATTGCCAACACCGACGATCCGCTGGACCGTTTGACCCAACGGCACGAAGCGATCGTGCTGGACGAAGAACTGTCCGAACTGCCCGAACATTACCGCGCCGCGATCGTGATGCACTTGTACGAAGGCAGCACGCTTGAATCGCTCGCCAAATCGCTGGGGACCACCGTCGGTGCGGTGCGAGGCCGATTGCAACGCGGAAAAAAACTACTCGCCGATCGGCTGCGGCGACGCGGCGTCGTTCCGGTCTTGGCCTTTGCCGCCGCCAACGCGTTGACCGTTTCCACGACGACGGCGGCCCAGGCCAGTGAACCGCTGATCGATTCGCTGCATCGCGGCGATCTTCCCGATTCTGCTGTCGACCCTCATCTTCTCGACTCCCTACTCTCGCAAGGAACCCGACTGATGCCATCCCTGTTAACGACACTCGCGAGCTTGATCGCCGGATCTGCCATTCTGGGTTTGATGATGGTCTCGGGCTCGGCCGGCCAACCCAGCGACCAACCCGAAACGATCACGTTCCCCGGCCATGTGGCTCAGTTTGGTGGGGGTGGCGGCATGGGAGGCATGGGAGGCGGCGGAGCGGTGATCACCAGCGAACCGCAAGACCAACCCAAACGAAAACCGCTGAGTAAGAAAGCGGCGGACGAGAAAGAGGACAGCAAGGGGTTCTCGGCAGGAACACGCACGATGTGGGCCGAACAAACGGTGGTTCCCGATCCCGTCGGTGACGTCGCCGAAGATGCAATTGGGGCCATGGATCAATCCTTCGACTTTGATCTCGCGACCACGCTGGACGAGCTTCCTGCACAACTCGAATCGATCACAGGGGTTCCCGTCATCATCGACGATCGCGGCGTCGCGTTTGCGGAACTCAAAGAAAGTGAAACTCAAATCAAGCTAAACGCGAGCGAACTTCCGCTGCGGACGGCACTGCGAAAGATGTTGCGGCCGCATGGGCTGCGAGCCACCATCGAAAACGATGGCGTGGTCATCACCGCCGACACCGCGTCACTGGTGCACAAAGGGATTGGGGTGTCACGTTGGATTAACGTCGACGAAGCCGCAGAAAAAAGAGTCGCCGAAGCGCTGGCGCGTTCGCTACAGGTCGAGTTTGCTGACACTCCACTCAATGAAGTCCTCAATTCACTCTCGACAGACTCGGATCTATCCAGGCGAATCGACCGCCGGGCATTGGAAGAAATCGGGCTGACGGAGGATGTCCCGGTCACAGTAAAAACCGCTGCTGTTCAGCTGCAAAGCATCCTCGACATCATCCTTCGTGATCTCGATCTGATCTTCACAATCCAAGGCGAAACGTTGACCATCACGACGCACGAAGCTGCGGAGGGACAACTTCTCACTCGCATCTACTGGCTCGAAGGCACCGGCGTGGTCCCAGGCAATTTCAGCGCCATCACCACGCTGATCCAAACCACGATCGATCCTGATACATGGGAGGCGTTGGGGGGGGCTTCGACGATGGCACCGTTTCAATCGACGCGTCCGGCGCTGCTGATTTCAACCACTTATGACGTGCACCAGCAAATCGAAACGCTGCTGCAAACGCTGCGTGAATCGCACTTTGGCCCCGATCCGGTTTTGGAATCGGTCGAAGTCCCGATGCCAATGTCGATGCAGGGAATGGGTGGCATGGGTGGCGGCGGGATGGGCGGTGGCGGGATGTTCTAA
- a CDS encoding GGDEF domain-containing protein translates to MLRIYFASLKVAVAIVCVGISLILGSKFLGLMPTSLHDNGRTIMRLIAFFIVGGIAAYTLLVVRLFGSFEVTQVVTDRVRQSLDALAEGLVILDDASRIVLANRSFCDTIGLKSEDLVGRRLDSLGWVCSRLATSEDFPWARAMSERKRYIDQLMRYQHPDGSFRFLAINASPVDNNASEAGGVLATFRDVTAVEEHRAEVERLLQMLRNSREEISNKNRELQVLATQDALTGCLNRRALFDQFDLIWKTLNRAQPMLACLMVDNDHFKQVNDTYGHHVGDEVLRAVARILRESFSRPAIVCRYGGEEFCILMPGASVSEAIEAAEVARQAVAEQSFDDQPELKISASIGVSHLQFGADDPQSLINQADCALYVAKHQGRNRVVVYGEPEAKSAARAEENCVCI, encoded by the coding sequence GTGTTACGGATCTATTTTGCATCGCTGAAAGTCGCGGTTGCGATCGTTTGTGTTGGAATCAGCCTGATACTTGGCAGCAAGTTTCTGGGGTTGATGCCCACGTCGCTGCACGACAACGGTCGCACGATCATGCGATTGATTGCATTCTTTATCGTTGGAGGCATCGCGGCGTACACCCTGTTGGTCGTCCGTTTGTTCGGATCCTTCGAGGTGACTCAAGTGGTGACAGACCGAGTCCGCCAATCGTTGGACGCGTTGGCCGAGGGTTTGGTGATCCTGGATGACGCCAGCCGGATTGTGCTGGCCAACCGATCGTTTTGTGACACGATCGGTTTGAAGAGCGAAGATTTGGTTGGTCGGCGACTCGATTCACTGGGATGGGTGTGCAGTCGTTTGGCCACGTCCGAAGATTTTCCGTGGGCTCGAGCGATGAGCGAACGCAAACGCTACATCGATCAATTGATGCGGTACCAACATCCCGACGGTTCGTTTCGATTTTTAGCGATCAACGCCTCGCCGGTCGACAACAATGCTTCGGAAGCCGGCGGTGTCTTGGCGACATTTCGTGATGTGACCGCAGTCGAAGAGCATCGTGCTGAAGTTGAACGGTTGCTTCAGATGCTGAGAAATAGCCGAGAGGAAATCTCGAACAAAAACCGCGAATTGCAAGTTCTTGCGACGCAAGATGCCTTGACTGGTTGTTTAAATCGTCGTGCGCTGTTTGATCAGTTCGATTTGATTTGGAAAACGCTCAATCGTGCCCAACCGATGCTGGCCTGTTTGATGGTCGACAACGATCATTTCAAACAGGTCAACGATACCTATGGACACCACGTCGGCGACGAAGTGTTAAGAGCGGTCGCCAGGATTTTGCGTGAATCGTTTTCGCGTCCCGCCATTGTGTGTCGCTACGGCGGCGAAGAATTTTGTATTTTGATGCCGGGGGCCAGCGTCAGCGAGGCGATTGAGGCGGCTGAGGTGGCTCGCCAAGCGGTCGCCGAACAATCGTTTGACGATCAGCCTGAGCTGAAAATCAGTGCTAGCATCGGTGTGTCGCATCTGCAGTTTGGTGCCGACGACCCGCAATCGTTGATCAATCAGGCCGATTGTGCGCTGTATGTTGCCAAGCACCAAGGACGCAATCGCGTGGTGGTGTACGGCGAACCAGAAGCGAAATCGGCAGCCCGTGCCGAGGAGAATTGCGTTTGCATTTGA
- a CDS encoding sigma-70 family RNA polymerase sigma factor — translation MAGPIHSSKNLPTRITLLERGQSGKDHPDWNELLQYYEPFIQRFLVGIGTAPSDLDDVCQQVLSRVWQELVNYRRVEEKARFRTWLTRLIMNVAANDYWKRKRAKRVGSTDVHDLEDVPYDLPEIEQRIEAEWQRHVVHLALDRMKQIFSGNAIEVFLRSAEGESSAEISESLGVSVQSVYVLKNRVKKRLAHEIKVLREQLEFPDSPS, via the coding sequence ATGGCTGGCCCAATACACTCCTCTAAAAACCTGCCGACCCGAATCACGTTGCTTGAACGGGGACAGTCCGGAAAGGACCATCCGGATTGGAACGAGTTGCTGCAGTACTATGAACCGTTCATTCAGCGGTTCCTGGTCGGAATCGGGACCGCGCCGTCGGATCTGGACGATGTCTGCCAACAGGTGCTTTCGCGAGTTTGGCAGGAACTGGTCAACTATCGCCGAGTCGAAGAGAAGGCGCGGTTTCGGACTTGGTTGACCCGCTTGATCATGAACGTCGCCGCCAACGATTACTGGAAACGCAAACGGGCCAAGCGGGTGGGCAGCACCGATGTCCACGATCTCGAAGACGTTCCCTATGATTTACCCGAAATCGAGCAACGCATCGAAGCGGAGTGGCAACGGCACGTGGTGCATTTGGCATTGGATCGGATGAAGCAGATTTTCTCGGGCAATGCGATCGAAGTGTTTCTACGTAGCGCCGAAGGTGAATCGTCGGCAGAAATCAGTGAATCGCTCGGGGTCAGCGTGCAAAGTGTTTATGTCTTAAAGAACCGTGTGAAAAAACGACTCGCCCACGAAATCAAAGTGCTACGCGAACAGCTTGAATTCCCGGACTCGCCCTCATGA